The following proteins are co-located in the Xiphophorus hellerii strain 12219 chromosome 2, Xiphophorus_hellerii-4.1, whole genome shotgun sequence genome:
- the LOC116736085 gene encoding calcium-independent phospholipase A2-gamma isoform X3, which yields MNHRWGPNIWVKIDRASSICQTPSRRSAALLLLFGTSSCRIHVQQPVGYLSLRHFHHLKTRGRKAWIFKASQVRQRLGLHTSSLCLNTSASRWPAGLSQHMSRVKSTLDTVSKAVSGTHTQLLSKISRLKPKEQTQLLASVESTAKPEEKAITPTPAPTVSTTPSSSAHAGLSISAAAFDGRTTASTTPAGSAQVIVTVRNVSNKKLRRVAPTVKATKKQQEEELPAPQSNNGNKTTTSKETPGLFHPSTFSANLDETYSYLSHHINSYFGSGAKTQDKKGDNVDNSPPASQPQQPSDLVPVSDKADPAASVTPPSSKKSLGQYLSYSAPTVQAFVGNYIAPLVPKFRAGESKSTTVEEKKPEAVTVKPTESPISREQTAAEEKAKKLLLQREKIIARVSVDNRTRALVQALQRASDVRVYISRVEDLSYHLLEFPETRGVAVKEKVIPCLLRLEQANDPGLRAAVREALALVGYNKPVKGRGIRILSIDGGGLRGVLALQTLQKLEALTGKPIHELFDYICGVSTGAVIGFMLGVIQIPVKECDDLYRRLGSDVFKQNVILGTVKMGWSHAFYDSEAWENILKEKVGSHILVETSRNPDCPKVAAVSTIVNQGLPLKAHVFRNYNLLPGVRSHYLGGCQHQLWQAIRATSAAPGYFQEFKLGNDLHQRFTPCWTPSFLPTPTSASTPS from the exons ATGAATCATAGATGGGGCCCAAATATCTGGGTGAAAATAGACAGAGCATCTTCTATATGTCAGACTCCTTCTCGCAGGTCGGCGGCTTTACTGCTCTTGTTTGGTACCTCCTCCTGTAGGATCCATGTGCAACAACCTGTTGGCTACCTCAGCTTGAGGCACttccatcatctgaaaactAGAGGCAGGAAGGCATGGATCTTTAAAGCCAGCCAGGTTAGGCAGCGACTTGGACTTCACACCAGCTCCCTGTGTTTGAATACTTCAGCTTCCAGGTGGCCTGCGGGTCTGAGCCAGCACATGTCGCGGGTCAAGAGTACTTTGGACACAGTTTCAAAGGCTGTAAGTGGGACGCATACACAGCTTCTGTCCAAAATCTCTCGCCTCAAACCAAAGGAACAGACACAGCTCCTGGCCAGTGTTGAATCTACAGCAAAACCTGAGGAAAAGGCAATCACCCCCACTCCTGCTCCCACTGTATCCACTACACCCAGTTCTTCTGCACACGCTGGCCTCTCTATTTCTGCAGCTGCATTTGATGGGAGGACCACTGCTTCCACTACTCCCGCTGGTTCTGCTCAAGTGATTGTCACTGTGCGTAACGTTAGTAATAAAAAGCTGAGACGAGTTGCTCCCACTGTCAAAGCTACTAAGaaacagcaggaggaggagcttcCTGCACCTCAGAGTAACAATGGGAACAAAACCACTACTTCCAAAGAAACTCCAGGACTTTTCCATCCTAGCACATTTTCAGCCAACCTAGATGAGACCTACAGCTACTTGTCTCATCACATCAACTCTTACTTTGGCAGCGGAGCAAAGACTCAGGACAAGAAAGGCGACAATGTCGACAACAGTCCACCTGCCTCTCAGCCTCAGCAACCCTCCGACCTCGTACCTGTGTCCGATAAAGCCGACCCCGCCGCTTCGGTCACCCCGCCTTCCTCCAAGAAGAGTTTGGGACAGTACTTGTCCTATTCTGCTCCCACTGTGCAGGCATTTGTTGGGAACTATATTGCTCCTCTTGTCCCTAAATTCAGAGCGGGAGAGTCTAAAAGCACCACAGTGGAGGAGAAGAAACCTGAGGCTGTGACGGTGAAACCGACTGAAAGCCCGATTAGCAGAGAGCAGACTGCTGCAGAGGAGAAAGCTAAGAAACTTCTGCTCCAACGGGAGAAG ATCATAGCCAGGGTGAGTGTGGACAACCGCACCCGGGCTCTGGTCCAGGCTCTCCAGAGAGCATCAGACGTCAGGGTCTACATCAGCAGGGTGGAGGACTTAAGTTACCATCTGCTGGAGTTTCCAGAGACCCGTGGTGTAGCAGTCAAG GAGAAGGTCATTCCCTGTCTGCTGCGTTTAGAGCAGGCCAACGACCCGGGCTTAAGGGCTGCAGTCAGAGAAGCTCTTGCCTTGGTTGGCTATAATAAACCTGTAAAAGGCCGTGGGATACGAATCCTGTCCATAGACGGAGGAGGTTTACG GGGAGTTCTTGCCCTTCAGACCTTGCAGAAGCTGGAAGCCCTGACTGGCAAACCCATCCATGAACTGTTTGACTACATTTGTGGTGTCAGCACAG GAGCTGTCATAGGGTTCATGCTGGGCGTGATCCAGATCCCTGTGAAAGAGTGCGATGATCTGTACCGGAGGCTGGGTTCAGACGTTTTCAAGCAGAACGTGATTTTAGGCACCGTGAAGATGGGCTGGAGCCACGCTTTCTATGACAGCGAAGCGTGGGAGAACATCCTCAA GGAGAAAGTGGGCTCCCACATCTTAGTGGAGACGTCAAGAAATCCTGATTGCCCCAAG GTGGCAGCTGTGAGTACCATTGTGAACCAGGGGCTTCCTCTGAAGGCGCACGTCTTCAGAAACTACAACCTGCTGCCCGGGGTGCGCTCCCACTACCTGGGGGGCTGCCAGCACCAGCTGTGGCAGGCCATCCGTGCCACGTCAGCAGCCCCCGGATACTTCCAGGAGTTCAAACTGGGAAATGATCTCCACCAG